In Kitasatospora sp. NBC_00240, the following are encoded in one genomic region:
- a CDS encoding SpoIIE family protein phosphatase, translating to MPETGPESALQATIDRLRAEVEGQRRAMRTRAVIEQAKGILVERLGCSPDQAFEHLTRLSQDANRKLVDLAADLVGSVAPPEADERPPAADEPPAVVGPPTAPRARVRRVEDHVLVPAPPGRGDPSAGEFAARYHVAASALSSAESPDELAALLMETALAPLGVGALAVTRLEPDGALRLVASNGVPAHQLSQWQRIPPQMSLPLTDAARRGATVWVHGRGEFTRRYPDLTGQDLVPGDTVCALPLRTGEQLIGAIKLGWPGTCTPTAHLRRHLSALARLCAGELLRVLALSPEGGGAPFPAGEPWFQAVLDALLDPVLILHAVRGADGTATGGTVTDLRVVHANAATVDLAGRTGAALTGRLLGELYPGMVASGTVRQLIEVAVTREPYLGAAEQFVEVVGGAVHGSTMTLRATPFLDGVLVSWRTHDEQERRETQLVQAQRLAGLGTWQWRVADDRFDCSPEVFRLLGLPRPARRGCLTAAEAESAVAPGDRQAVRRAARQLLDGERAAALEFRIVRPDGVGRRVRAMAEAVPGPIPGSPVLAVRGVVQDVTAWRRTEEALVATRSRLAEQVRRTADEHRAVLALQHALMDAAAGPPTPGLEVAARYLPAETEAKIGGDWYDALTLPDGTVLIVVGDVSGHGLRAAAGMAQVRDALRGMAFTGAEPARLLERLNQMLCHLGGGFIATAVCGLLDPAARTLTWARAGHLPPLLAHEGAARYLELLPGPVLGAVPHGVYRSTVLRLEPQDLVLLFTDGLIERRGEDLALGLDRLARAVEDYRVPGIDGCLDHVLRRLKAPNPRDDTCVVGLRLN from the coding sequence ATGCCGGAGACGGGCCCGGAGAGCGCCTTGCAGGCCACCATCGACCGGCTGCGCGCCGAGGTGGAGGGCCAGCGCCGGGCGATGCGTACCCGCGCGGTGATCGAGCAGGCCAAGGGCATCCTGGTGGAGCGGCTCGGCTGCTCGCCCGACCAGGCGTTCGAGCACCTCACCCGACTGTCCCAGGACGCCAACCGCAAACTGGTCGACCTCGCCGCCGACCTGGTGGGTTCGGTCGCACCGCCGGAGGCGGACGAACGTCCCCCGGCGGCCGACGAACCTCCTGCGGTGGTCGGGCCGCCGACCGCCCCGAGGGCCCGGGTCCGCCGGGTGGAGGACCACGTCCTCGTCCCGGCCCCACCCGGGCGGGGCGACCCCTCGGCAGGTGAGTTCGCCGCCCGCTACCACGTGGCCGCCTCGGCGCTGTCCTCCGCCGAATCCCCCGACGAACTCGCCGCCCTCCTCATGGAGACGGCGCTGGCCCCGCTCGGCGTCGGCGCGCTCGCCGTCACCCGGCTGGAACCCGACGGCGCCCTGCGACTGGTGGCCAGTAACGGGGTGCCCGCCCACCAGCTCAGCCAGTGGCAGCGGATCCCCCCGCAGATGTCCCTGCCGCTGACCGACGCGGCACGCCGCGGCGCCACCGTCTGGGTGCACGGCCGGGGCGAGTTCACCCGGCGGTACCCCGACCTGACCGGCCAGGACCTCGTCCCCGGCGACACCGTCTGCGCGCTGCCGCTGCGCACCGGTGAGCAACTGATCGGCGCGATCAAACTGGGCTGGCCGGGTACCTGCACCCCGACCGCCCACCTCCGACGGCACCTCTCCGCCCTGGCCCGGCTCTGCGCCGGCGAGCTGCTGCGGGTGCTCGCGCTGAGCCCGGAGGGCGGCGGAGCGCCGTTCCCCGCCGGCGAGCCGTGGTTCCAGGCCGTGCTGGACGCGCTGCTCGACCCGGTGCTCATCCTGCACGCCGTCCGGGGGGCCGACGGCACGGCGACCGGCGGGACGGTGACCGACCTGCGGGTGGTGCACGCCAACGCCGCCACCGTCGACCTCGCCGGCCGCACCGGAGCGGCCCTCACCGGCCGGCTGCTCGGCGAGCTGTACCCCGGGATGGTGGCCTCCGGCACCGTCCGGCAGCTGATCGAGGTCGCCGTCACCAGGGAGCCGTACCTCGGCGCGGCCGAACAGTTCGTCGAGGTGGTCGGTGGGGCCGTGCACGGCTCCACCATGACCTTGCGGGCCACACCGTTCCTGGACGGCGTGCTGGTCAGCTGGCGCACCCACGACGAGCAGGAGCGCCGGGAGACCCAGCTCGTGCAGGCCCAGCGGCTGGCCGGCCTCGGCACCTGGCAGTGGCGGGTGGCCGACGACCGGTTCGACTGCTCGCCCGAGGTGTTCCGCCTGCTCGGGCTGCCCCGCCCGGCCCGGCGCGGCTGCCTCACCGCGGCCGAGGCCGAGTCGGCGGTCGCGCCCGGTGACCGGCAGGCGGTGCGCCGGGCGGCGCGGCAGTTGCTGGACGGGGAGCGGGCCGCCGCGCTGGAGTTCCGGATCGTCCGCCCCGACGGCGTCGGCCGCAGGGTCCGGGCGATGGCCGAGGCCGTGCCCGGACCGATTCCCGGGAGCCCGGTGCTGGCGGTGCGCGGCGTGGTCCAGGACGTCACCGCCTGGCGGCGCACCGAGGAGGCGCTGGTCGCCACCCGGTCGCGGCTCGCCGAGCAGGTCCGCCGGACCGCCGACGAGCACCGGGCCGTCCTGGCGCTGCAGCACGCGCTGATGGACGCGGCGGCCGGCCCGCCCACGCCCGGCCTGGAGGTCGCCGCCCGCTACCTGCCGGCCGAGACCGAGGCCAAGATCGGCGGTGACTGGTACGACGCCCTGACGCTGCCCGACGGCACGGTACTGATCGTCGTCGGCGACGTCTCCGGGCACGGCCTGCGGGCGGCCGCCGGCATGGCCCAGGTCCGGGACGCGCTGCGCGGCATGGCCTTCACCGGCGCCGAGCCGGCGCGGCTGCTGGAGCGGCTCAACCAGATGCTCTGCCACCTCGGCGGCGGCTTCATCGCCACCGCCGTCTGCGGCCTGCTCGACCCGGCGGCCCGCACCCTGACCTGGGCCCGGGCCGGGCACCTGCCGCCGCTGCTGGCGCACGAGGGCGCGGCCCGCTACCTGGAGCTGCTGCCGGGCCCGGTGCTCGGCGCCGTCCCGCACGGCGTGTACCGCAGCACGGTCCTGCGGCTGGAACCGCAGGACCTGGTGCTGCTTTTCACCGACGGCCTGATCGAGCGGCGCGGCGAGGATCTGGCGCTCGGTCTCGACCGCCTCGCCCGGGCCGTGGAGGACTACCGGGTGCCGGGCATCGACGGCTGCCTGGACCACGTGCTGCGCAGGCTCAAGGCGCCGAACCCTCGGGACGACACCTGTGTCGTCGGCCTGCGGTTGAACTGA
- a CDS encoding alpha/beta fold hydrolase, with the protein MAERMVGTDGIELCTESFGDRSAPPVLLVMGLGASMLWWEEGFCRMLAEGGRFVIRYDHRDTGRSTTYEPGRPGYTAADLARDAVGVLDAYGIPSAHIVGVSAGGALAQLLALDHAGRVRSLVLISTSAAVPGDRELPPPTGEFVRLVAATPADPPGADPVLEQQVAYARLLAGGRRQFDEAAARSLVRRDIERAYDFGAARNHDSLPDGGLPRAPLCSITVPTLVIHGTADPMFPLPHGEALAEQIPGAKLLALRDAGHGVDRADWATIVPAILRHSAGDSTPGSSDVRPSPAAD; encoded by the coding sequence ATGGCCGAGCGCATGGTCGGGACGGACGGCATCGAGCTGTGCACCGAGTCCTTCGGCGACCGGTCGGCCCCGCCCGTCCTGCTCGTCATGGGCCTGGGGGCCTCGATGCTCTGGTGGGAGGAGGGCTTCTGCCGGATGCTCGCCGAGGGCGGGCGCTTCGTGATCCGCTACGACCACCGCGACACCGGCCGATCGACCACCTACGAGCCGGGCCGCCCCGGGTACACCGCGGCGGACCTGGCCCGGGACGCCGTCGGGGTGCTCGACGCGTACGGGATCCCGTCGGCGCACATCGTGGGTGTCTCGGCCGGCGGGGCGCTGGCGCAACTGCTCGCGCTCGACCACGCCGGCCGGGTCCGCTCACTCGTTCTGATCAGCACCTCCGCCGCCGTACCCGGTGACCGCGAACTGCCCCCACCGACCGGGGAGTTCGTCCGGTTGGTCGCGGCCACGCCGGCCGATCCCCCGGGCGCCGACCCGGTGCTCGAACAGCAGGTGGCCTACGCACGCCTGCTCGCGGGAGGCAGGCGGCAGTTCGACGAGGCCGCCGCCCGCAGCCTGGTCCGGCGCGACATCGAGCGCGCCTACGACTTCGGCGCGGCCCGCAACCACGACTCGCTCCCGGACGGCGGGCTCCCCCGAGCGCCCCTGTGCTCGATCACCGTGCCCACGCTGGTGATCCACGGGACGGCCGATCCGATGTTCCCGCTCCCCCACGGCGAGGCCCTCGCGGAGCAGATCCCCGGGGCGAAGCTGCTGGCTCTGCGGGACGCCGGCCACGGGGTCGACCGGGCCGACTGGGCGACGATCGTCCCCGCGATCCTCCGACACAGCGCCGGCGACAGCACCCCGGGCAGCTCGGACGTCCGGCCTTCACCGGCCGCGGACTGA
- a CDS encoding DUF1963 domain-containing protein, which produces MTRHTPSRPVDVEKLFPEVLPFRRESVRLHPCAGEPTYRDSSVGGPLLWPADEEWPLCPEHEGSPMVPVVQIHRGDVPDLVPFPVGCDLLQVLWCPRTHRDHGWVVPHVRWRRAGAVGTRLGTPPGPAEQEADYVPRPCVVHPERVTEYPSWDLREDIWDALEDRFLALDEERGWDYQRHLSTAPGTKLVGYPGWSQDPDWPDCAGCGKRMEHLLTVRSTEADAISRHAWTPVEEDAGTPYQGPGLVLGDLGGVYLFECHDCPGRPFAHRYDCS; this is translated from the coding sequence ATGACCCGCCACACGCCCTCGCGCCCTGTCGACGTCGAGAAGCTCTTCCCCGAGGTGCTGCCCTTCCGCAGGGAGAGCGTACGGCTGCACCCCTGTGCGGGCGAGCCCACGTACCGGGACAGCTCGGTGGGCGGTCCGCTGCTGTGGCCGGCCGACGAGGAGTGGCCGCTGTGCCCCGAACACGAAGGCTCCCCGATGGTGCCGGTCGTGCAGATCCACCGCGGCGACGTTCCCGACCTGGTGCCGTTCCCCGTCGGGTGCGACCTCCTCCAGGTCCTGTGGTGCCCACGGACCCACCGCGACCACGGCTGGGTGGTTCCGCACGTCCGTTGGCGCCGGGCGGGCGCGGTCGGGACGCGGCTGGGGACGCCGCCGGGCCCGGCCGAGCAGGAGGCCGACTACGTCCCGCGTCCGTGCGTGGTCCATCCCGAGCGGGTGACGGAGTACCCCTCCTGGGACCTCCGGGAGGACATCTGGGACGCGTTGGAGGACCGGTTCCTGGCACTGGACGAGGAGAGGGGCTGGGACTACCAGCGGCACCTCTCCACCGCGCCGGGCACCAAACTCGTCGGCTACCCCGGCTGGAGCCAGGACCCGGACTGGCCGGACTGCGCCGGCTGCGGGAAGCGGATGGAGCATCTGCTGACGGTGCGGAGCACCGAGGCCGACGCGATCTCCCGGCATGCCTGGACCCCGGTCGAGGAGGACGCCGGAACGCCCTACCAGGGTCCGGGCCTGGTGCTGGGCGACCTCGGCGGTGTGTACCTCTTCGAGTGCCACGACTGCCCCGGGCGTCCCTTCGCCCACCGCTACGACTGCTCGTGA
- a CDS encoding XRE family transcriptional regulator: MTETAATLRTVAQNVRAARIRAGLSLEELGRRAQVSKDALVGLEKAQGNPNLATLVRLADTLGISVSALMQGRPEGRVRVVAADSVAPLWTGEHGGEARLMLTTSGPAPVEVWRWQLAPGDEYSSHPHQAGVVETVSVTAGRMTLVVDGTEHTVEAGRTATFDGDAPHTYRGSGTETCHLTMTVHLPPGPGIAP, from the coding sequence GTGACCGAGACAGCCGCGACCCTGCGGACGGTCGCGCAGAACGTCCGGGCGGCCCGCATCCGGGCGGGCCTGTCCCTGGAGGAGCTCGGCCGGCGCGCCCAGGTCAGCAAGGACGCCCTGGTCGGGCTGGAGAAGGCCCAGGGCAATCCCAACCTGGCCACCCTGGTCCGCCTCGCCGACACCCTCGGGATCTCGGTGTCGGCGCTGATGCAGGGACGCCCCGAGGGCCGGGTCCGCGTCGTGGCCGCCGACTCCGTGGCCCCCCTGTGGACCGGGGAGCACGGCGGCGAGGCGCGGCTCATGCTGACGACCTCGGGCCCGGCCCCCGTCGAGGTCTGGCGCTGGCAACTGGCGCCCGGCGACGAGTACTCCAGCCACCCCCACCAGGCCGGCGTGGTGGAAACCGTCAGCGTCACCGCCGGCCGGATGACCCTGGTCGTCGACGGCACCGAGCACACGGTCGAAGCCGGGCGGACCGCCACCTTCGACGGCGACGCCCCCCACACCTATCGCGGCTCGGGCACGGAGACCTGCCACCTGACCATGACCGTCCACCTGCCGCCCGGCCCCGGCATCGCGCCCTGA
- a CDS encoding VOC family protein: MVAWPGEIQAVTLFVEDLAKAKEFYRDVFELPVHFEDENSAVFLFGGTMVNLLAVASAPELVAPAPVASPDRGVRAQFTLGVTDVDQVCRRLVERGVGLLNGPVDRAWGVRTASFRDPGGHIWEIAAPDAPGAADV; this comes from the coding sequence ATGGTTGCGTGGCCCGGAGAGATCCAAGCCGTCACCCTGTTCGTGGAGGATCTGGCGAAGGCCAAGGAGTTCTATCGGGACGTGTTCGAACTCCCCGTCCACTTCGAGGACGAGAACTCGGCCGTCTTCCTGTTCGGCGGGACCATGGTCAACCTGCTGGCGGTCGCCTCGGCCCCCGAGCTCGTGGCTCCCGCCCCCGTCGCCTCCCCGGACCGCGGCGTGCGCGCGCAGTTCACCCTGGGGGTCACGGACGTGGACCAGGTGTGCCGGCGCCTGGTCGAGCGAGGCGTCGGCCTGCTCAACGGACCGGTGGACCGGGCGTGGGGTGTCCGCACGGCGAGCTTCCGCGATCCGGGCGGCCACATCTGGGAGATCGCCGCTCCCGACGCGCCGGGCGCGGCCGACGTGTAG
- a CDS encoding EamA family transporter: MIALLLALGSSLAYGCADFLGGLGARKAHVLRTVLIAAPASLAVELLLWPFLGATFSAGAVGWGAASAAAFALLYSTLAMGPMNVLSPVTALVSAALPVGVGLLQGEHLGAAGLVGLPLALVAVVLISAGAGAGSARPTRTALLLALGAGAAIALQLIFLHQAPADSGVAPLIVGRAVSSAVTLAAAGLMYRRLGSERPAYAMSAAAGALDSVANLLFLLASRSGDLTVVAVITALYPAGTVLLARAVLGERVHRGQLIGLATAAVAVSCLALA, translated from the coding sequence GTGATCGCTCTTCTGCTGGCCCTGGGCAGCTCACTCGCCTACGGGTGCGCCGACTTCCTCGGCGGCCTCGGGGCCCGGAAGGCCCATGTGCTGCGGACCGTGCTGATCGCGGCCCCGGCCAGCCTCGCGGTCGAACTGCTGCTGTGGCCCTTCCTCGGCGCCACGTTCAGCGCGGGGGCCGTCGGCTGGGGCGCCGCCTCGGCCGCGGCCTTCGCCCTGCTCTACAGCACGCTGGCGATGGGCCCGATGAACGTGCTGTCGCCGGTGACCGCCCTGGTGTCCGCCGCCCTCCCCGTCGGTGTGGGGCTGCTGCAGGGCGAGCACCTGGGCGCCGCCGGACTGGTCGGCCTGCCGCTCGCCCTCGTCGCGGTGGTGCTGATCAGCGCCGGCGCGGGAGCCGGCTCCGCTCGCCCCACCCGTACCGCGCTGCTGCTGGCCCTCGGCGCGGGCGCCGCCATCGCCCTCCAGCTGATCTTCCTGCACCAGGCACCCGCGGACAGCGGCGTGGCTCCGCTGATCGTCGGCCGGGCGGTCTCCTCGGCCGTCACCCTGGCCGCGGCGGGGCTGATGTACCGCAGGCTGGGCTCCGAGCGGCCCGCGTACGCGATGTCGGCGGCCGCCGGCGCCCTGGACTCGGTGGCCAACCTGCTGTTCCTGCTCGCCTCCCGCAGCGGGGACCTCACCGTGGTCGCCGTGATCACCGCCCTCTACCCCGCCGGGACGGTCCTGCTCGCCCGCGCCGTCCTCGGCGAGCGCGTCCACCGCGGCCAGCTCATCGGCCTGGCCACCGCCGCCGTCGCGGTCAGCTGCCTCGCCCTGGCCTGA
- a CDS encoding VOC family protein yields MASIKQVQITFDCAEPLRVARFWSQVLGYVVPPPPDGFAGWEDFDRAAPPDHQGPASASCADPSGGGPRLYFQRVPEGKVVKNRVHLDVRVGVGLVGDERVAALEAECARLVVLGANRVRILLADGVNESCLLMEDVEGNEFCLD; encoded by the coding sequence ATGGCGTCGATCAAGCAGGTCCAAATCACCTTCGACTGCGCGGAACCCCTGCGCGTGGCCCGTTTCTGGTCCCAGGTGCTGGGGTATGTCGTACCGCCGCCGCCGGACGGGTTCGCCGGCTGGGAGGACTTCGACCGCGCGGCGCCGCCCGATCATCAGGGGCCGGCCTCCGCCTCGTGCGCCGATCCCTCAGGAGGGGGACCCCGGCTGTACTTCCAGCGCGTTCCCGAGGGCAAGGTCGTCAAGAACCGGGTGCATCTCGACGTGCGGGTCGGCGTCGGTCTGGTGGGCGACGAGCGGGTGGCCGCACTTGAGGCCGAATGCGCACGGCTGGTCGTGCTCGGAGCGAACCGCGTGCGCATTCTGCTGGCCGACGGCGTCAACGAGTCGTGCCTGCTGATGGAGGACGTCGAGGGCAACGAGTTCTGCCTCGACTGA